A section of the Brevundimonas sp. AJA228-03 genome encodes:
- a CDS encoding amidohydrolase family protein, giving the protein MLIDVHAHLFTPGMLNRHPFWGPFMKPQGLTVGHFSLGTKQPVKAANDAEAEANLLARMTHAARLEIMAQRGVDKLVLSTPSHAFMYWAGEFGNEYARICNDELSAFCRVMPDKFDFWAHANLADPEAAVEEIDRAVRVLGAKGLCVGGTNFAGIQTYDERLFPVWARLAELDVPIMVHGFNQSIYLGERHHEDRFETSSIIGDCVDETLFFWYLICSGALDAYPSLKTYITHAGGMAVFQLGRLSDLNSVMAPDSRNQRPVMDYMKNFYFDLDLHHPALRRAVAEVVGPDQLLYGTNFGGAYDYGDLTAGIDLSDADREKIRSGNAINLLKIETPQAAEAA; this is encoded by the coding sequence ATGCTGATCGACGTCCATGCTCACCTGTTTACGCCTGGGATGCTGAATCGACATCCGTTCTGGGGGCCGTTCATGAAGCCGCAGGGACTGACCGTCGGCCATTTCTCGCTGGGCACCAAACAGCCGGTAAAGGCCGCGAACGACGCCGAGGCAGAGGCCAATCTACTGGCCCGGATGACCCACGCCGCCAGGCTCGAGATCATGGCCCAGCGCGGGGTCGACAAGCTGGTGCTATCCACGCCGTCGCATGCGTTCATGTATTGGGCCGGCGAGTTCGGGAACGAATACGCCCGGATCTGCAATGACGAACTGTCCGCCTTCTGCCGCGTCATGCCTGACAAGTTCGACTTCTGGGCCCATGCCAACCTGGCCGACCCCGAGGCGGCGGTGGAGGAGATCGACCGCGCCGTAAGGGTGCTGGGCGCCAAGGGGCTGTGTGTCGGCGGCACGAATTTCGCCGGCATCCAGACCTATGACGAGCGCCTGTTCCCCGTCTGGGCCAGGCTGGCCGAACTGGACGTGCCGATCATGGTCCACGGTTTCAATCAGTCGATCTATCTGGGCGAGCGCCATCACGAGGACCGGTTCGAAACCAGTTCGATCATTGGCGACTGCGTCGATGAGACCCTGTTCTTCTGGTACCTGATCTGCAGCGGCGCTCTGGATGCCTATCCCTCGCTCAAGACCTACATCACCCACGCGGGCGGGATGGCGGTGTTCCAGCTGGGCCGACTGTCGGATCTGAACAGCGTCATGGCGCCGGACTCGAGGAACCAGCGCCCGGTGATGGACTATATGAAGAATTTCTATTTCGACCTGGATCTCCACCACCCGGCCCTGCGCCGTGCGGTGGCCGAGGTCGTGGGGCCTGATCAGTTGCTCTACGGAACCAATTTCGGCGGGGCCTATGACTACGGCGATCTGACTGCCGGTATCGACCTGTCAGACGCTGACCGCGAGAAGATCCGCAGCGGCAATGCGATCAATCTGCTCAAGATCGAAACGCCCCAAGCTGCGGAGGCCGCTTGA
- a CDS encoding amidohydrolase family protein has protein sequence MLIDLHAHAPLPGYYNQDPHWGPFFEKHDDGHIRLRVGDWILSLGSPERRAAVRRGETMEVSEFMSKWNDPKHRLAGMDALGQDAQVLSVPSHCYMYWADPAFANRFSTTVNDTLADYCDRSGGRLMMWATAALQDPVNAAKEIRRACTELGAKGLSAGGSNFGGMEFDDPRMDPIWEVLCDLDLPMFVHGYNQSVTWGAKANTDKYETTAIVGMNYDETKCFWYLICGGVLDRFPNLKVYITHAGGFVPYQLGRLAQTIKNLDVVHNKKDLEEYLPNFWFDPELHELPMRQALVEVIGADRLVYGTNFGGSDAIRGDLTTGLRVSPEDLEKIRWKNATELLHIDLEKMGRAAKPLAA, from the coding sequence ATGCTGATCGATCTTCACGCCCACGCCCCGCTGCCGGGCTACTACAATCAGGATCCCCACTGGGGCCCCTTCTTCGAGAAGCATGACGACGGCCATATCCGCCTTCGGGTTGGCGACTGGATCCTGAGCCTTGGGTCGCCCGAGCGGCGCGCTGCGGTCCGCCGGGGCGAGACCATGGAAGTCTCCGAGTTCATGTCGAAATGGAACGATCCCAAGCATCGCCTGGCGGGCATGGATGCGCTGGGCCAGGACGCCCAGGTTCTGTCGGTGCCGTCGCACTGCTATATGTACTGGGCCGATCCGGCATTTGCGAACCGGTTTTCGACCACCGTCAACGACACCCTCGCCGACTACTGCGATCGCTCGGGCGGCCGGTTGATGATGTGGGCCACGGCGGCCCTGCAGGATCCGGTCAATGCTGCCAAGGAAATCCGTCGCGCCTGTACAGAACTTGGCGCGAAGGGCCTGAGCGCAGGCGGATCAAATTTTGGCGGCATGGAGTTCGACGATCCACGCATGGATCCGATCTGGGAGGTCCTTTGTGACCTCGACCTGCCGATGTTCGTCCACGGCTACAACCAGTCCGTGACCTGGGGGGCCAAGGCCAATACCGACAAATATGAGACCACGGCCATCGTCGGCATGAACTATGACGAGACCAAATGCTTCTGGTACCTGATCTGCGGCGGCGTGCTGGACCGGTTCCCGAACCTGAAGGTCTACATCACCCACGCCGGCGGATTTGTGCCCTACCAGCTGGGCCGACTGGCCCAGACGATCAAGAACCTCGACGTGGTCCACAACAAGAAGGACCTCGAGGAGTATTTGCCGAACTTCTGGTTCGACCCGGAACTGCATGAACTGCCGATGCGCCAGGCCCTGGTCGAGGTCATCGGCGCCGACCGACTGGTCTATGGTACGAATTTCGGCGGATCGGACGCGATCCGGGGCGATCTGACGACGGGGCTGCGGGTGTCACCCGAGGACCTCGAGAAGATCCGCTGGAAGAATGCGACCGAACTGCTGCACATCGACCTCGAAAAGATGGGCCGGGCCGCCAAGCCGCTCGCCGCCTGA
- a CDS encoding fumarylacetoacetate hydrolase family protein, with product MKLARCTDGGAPFWAMVDPETDAARPIVGGMADWGPAVTRGDGEAALTFGGPALTLSTLRLMAPCENTSKVVIAGANYSRHLVEFGVAPPTQPIAFLKAYGALIGAHDPIRYPPLTEQLDYECELVVVIGDETVDLDDPLASVLGYTAGNDVSARDLQRSGPPGIGMDLYAAKSQDRATPVGPWIVTKDEFPAGSPALRLSTTINGELRQDGTSADMTWDVCELIRFIQPRVSFGVGDLLFTGTPEGVGQGSGRYLNPGDRVEVMVEGVGTLNNIVGPRTLPPKA from the coding sequence ATGAAACTGGCCCGATGCACCGACGGCGGCGCGCCCTTCTGGGCCATGGTCGATCCAGAGACCGACGCGGCGCGGCCGATCGTGGGCGGCATGGCGGACTGGGGTCCGGCTGTGACTCGCGGTGATGGCGAGGCCGCGCTGACATTTGGGGGCCCTGCCCTTACCCTTTCCACCCTGCGGCTGATGGCGCCGTGCGAGAACACCAGCAAGGTCGTGATCGCAGGTGCCAACTACAGCAGACACCTGGTGGAATTCGGTGTCGCGCCGCCGACCCAGCCGATCGCCTTCCTCAAGGCCTATGGTGCCTTGATCGGGGCGCATGATCCCATCCGCTACCCTCCCCTGACAGAACAACTCGACTATGAGTGCGAATTGGTCGTGGTCATCGGTGACGAGACCGTCGATCTGGATGATCCCCTCGCGTCGGTCCTGGGATACACCGCCGGCAATGACGTCAGTGCGCGCGATCTGCAACGCTCTGGCCCGCCAGGCATCGGAATGGACCTGTATGCCGCCAAGAGCCAGGACCGGGCCACGCCGGTCGGGCCGTGGATCGTCACGAAGGACGAATTTCCGGCCGGCAGTCCCGCCCTACGGCTGTCGACCACGATCAACGGCGAGCTGCGCCAGGACGGCACAAGCGCCGACATGACCTGGGATGTCTGCGAACTGATCCGGTTCATCCAGCCGAGAGTAAGCTTTGGAGTTGGCGATCTGCTGTTCACCGGTACGCCGGAGGGCGTGGGTCAGGGCTCAGGCCGATACCTGAACCCCGGCGATAGGGTCGAGGTCATGGTTGAAGGCGTCGGCACCTTAAACAATATCGTCGGGCCCAGAACACTGCCGCCAAAGGCCTAA